One stretch of Zootoca vivipara chromosome 8, rZooViv1.1, whole genome shotgun sequence DNA includes these proteins:
- the NSMAF gene encoding protein FAN isoform X3, with product MAFIRKRRQEQEQLYSKERFSLLLLNLEEYYFEQHTANYIFNKDGRDGRERRKIRGSLKICSKSVIFEPDEISHPIIKIPLRDCIKIEAPEDSDTNDFYAGAIPGQISILSNQAFLTKEQNVIAPFKMERGKTEYLFQLDVAGKVDDVLHTLHQLYRASHLDKLGDQAAMITAILQSRLARTTFDKNRFQNVSETLHMECKAEMVTPLVTNPGLVCITDANLYFQPLNGYPKPVVQVMLHSVRRIYKRRHGLLPLGLEVFCTENNLCSDIYLKFYNTQDRDNAYFFVATYLENHVTEHTAESYMLQWQRGHISNYQYLLHLNNLADRSCNDLSQYPVFPWIIADYSSSELDLTKPETFRDLSKPVGALNKERLERLLIRYREMPEPKFMYGSHYSSPGYVLFYLVRVAPEYMLCLQNGKFDHPDRMFNSIAETWKNCLDGATDFKELIPEFYENDSTFLLNSLKLDLGKTQGGKIVDNVELPPWASDADDFLQKSQDALESQYVSEHLHEWIDLVFGYKQKGNEAIAAQNVFHPLTYEGGVDLNSIMDPNERVALLTQILEFGQTPKQLFTIPHPRRIIPKFKSLLRASSHDFSMPESPVSPGEESFEDLTEESITLAWNNMTRLKIDGQHKIHRGAITGIAVPYSSNHSSVFTTSQDSTLKMFSAESKMLQRSISFSNMALSSCLILPGDTTVVCSSWDNNIYFYSIAFARRQDTLMGHDDAVSKICWHNDRLYSASWDSTVKVWQCIPADLLGTKKRFELLAELEHDVSVNTINLNAAYTLLASGTKEGSISIWDVTTASILHQLPCHSGTVSDAAFSPDSRHLLSTGEDGYFKVTDVQTGMIISSMRSEEPQRCFKWDGNTVLSGSQSGELLVWDIVGGKIVERIAGHTGAVTCMWMNERCSSIITGGEDRQIMFWKQQY from the exons GTTTTCCTTGCTACTCCTTAATCTGGAGGAATACTACTTCGAGCAGCATACAGCTAATTACATTTTTAACAAGGATggaagggatggaagagaaagaag GAAAATCAGGGGGTCATTAAAAATCTGCTCAAAATCAGTGATATTTGAACCTGATGAAATAAGCCACCCCATTATTAAA ATTCCATTGAGAGACTGCATTAAAATAGAAGCACCAGAGGATAGTGATACAAATGATTTCTATGCAGG GGCCATCCCTGGACAGATTTCTATTTTATCCAATCAG GCTTTTCTTACAAAAGAGCAAAATGTCATTGCACCCTTTAAAATGGAAAGA GGTAAAACTGAATACCTATTTCAACTGGACGTTGCTGGGAAAGTTGATGATGTTCTGCATACCCTTCACCAG ctgtACAGGGCATCTCACCTGGACAAACTGGGGGACCAGGCTGCTATG ATAACTGCTATATTGCAGTCACGTTTGGCCAGGACAACATTTGATAAGAACAG ATTTCAAAATGTTTCTGAAACGTTGCATATGGAATGCAAAGCTGAAATGGTCACTCCATTGGTGACTAATCCAGGACTTGTATGCATCACTGATGCAAACTTGTATTTCCAGCCTCTTAATGGCTACCCT AAGCCGGTGGTTCAGGTGATGCTGCATAGTGTCAGGCGTATCTATAAAAGAAGGCATGGTCTATTGCCGTTG GGTCTTGAAGTATTTTGCACTGAGAACAATCTGTGTTCGGACATCTATTTGAAGTTCTACAATACTCAGGACAGAGACAATGCCTATTTCTTCGTGGCAACATATTTAG AGAATCATGTTACAgagcacacagcagagagttaCATGTTACAATGGCAACGAGGGCATATTTCCAATTACCAGTACCTCCTTCACCTCAACAATCTGGCTGATCGGAGCTGCAATGACCTCTCCCAGTATCCCGTCTTTCCATGGATCATAGCTGATTATTCTAGTTCAGAATTGG ACTTGACAAAGCCAGAAACCTTTCGGGACCTCAGTAAGCCAGTAGGTGCACTAAATAAAGAAAGGCTGGAAAGACTGTTG ATACGTTATCGGGAAATGCCAGAACCAAAGTTTATGTATGGGAGCCACTACTCGTCACCAGGTTACGTTCTGTTTTATCTTGTCAGAGTTG CACCAGAATACATGCTTTGCTTACAAAATGGAAAGTTTGATCACCCTGACAGAATGTTCAACag TATTGCAGAAACTTGGAAGAACTGTTTAGATGGGGCAACAGACTTCAAAGAG ttgaTTCCCGAGTTCTATGAAAATGATTCTACTTTCCTACTGAATAGTCTGAAATTGGACTTGGGGAAGACACAAGGAGGAAAGATTGTGGACAATGTAGAACTTCCCCCTTGGGCATCAG ATGCTGACGATTTTCTCCAGAAGAGCCAAGATGCTTTAGAAAGCCAGTATGTGTCAGAACATCTCCATGAATGGATTGACTTAGTGTTTGGCTACAAGCAGAAGGGAAACGAGGCCATTGCAGCTCAGAATG TATTTCATCCATTAACCTATGAAGGAGGAGTAGACTTGAACAG TATTATGGACCCAAATGAGCGAGTAGCATTGTTGACACAAATCCTAGAGTTTGGACAGACTCCAAAACAGTTGTTTACAATCCCTCATCCTCGGAGGATTATCCCGAAGTTCAAAAGTTTGCTTCGAGCATCCAGTCACGATTTTTCGATGCCTGAGTCTCCAG TTTCTCCAGGTGAAGAATCTTTTGAAGATCTAACAGAAGAAAGTATAACGCTTGCTTGGAACAACATGACCAGATTAAAGATAGATGGGCAACATAAGATTCACAGAGG GGCAATCACTGGAATTGCTGTGCCTTACAGTTCCAACCACTCTTCTGTTTTCACTACATCTCAAG ATTCAACCCTGAAGATGTTTTCTGCAGAATCAAAAATGCTGCAGCGGAGTATATCCTTTTCAAACATG GCTCTGTCATCTTGTTTAATCCTACCGGGTGATACTACTGTCGTATGTTCTTCATGGGACAACAATAT CTATTTCTATTCAATAGCTTTTGCAAGGCGGCAGGATACGTTAATGGGACACGATGATGCTGTCAGCAAGATCTGTTGGCACAATGATCGTTTATATTCTGCATCTTGGGATTCAACTGTAAAA GTGTGGCAGTGCATTCCTGCAGACCTGTTGGGCACCAAGAAGCGGTTTGAATTGCTTGCTGAATTGGAACATGATGTTAGT GTAAATACAATCAACTTGAATGCTGCATATACCCTGCTGGCATCAGGAACAAAAGAAGGATCTATTAGTATCTGGGATGTTACTACTGCTTCTATCTTGCATCAACTTCCATGCCATTCAGGGACTGTCTCTGATGCTGCTTTTAGTCCCG ATAGCCGGCACCTACTAAGCACAGGAGAAGATGGCTACTTTAAAGTGACAGATGTGCAAACTGGAATGATCATCTCTTCCATGCGCTCGGAGGAACCCCAAAG ATGTTTCAAATGGGATGGCAACACCGTCTTATCAGGAAGTCAGTCAGGAGAATTGTTGGTTTGGGATATTGTTGGAGGGAAGATAGTAGAAAGAATTGCAGGACATACTG GTGCTGTAACATGTATGTGGATGAATGAACGATGCAGCAGCATAATCACAGGAGGGGAAGACAGACAAATCATGTTCTGGAAACAGCAATACTAA
- the NSMAF gene encoding protein FAN isoform X1, whose amino-acid sequence MGSDQDARGRRGGLPRLGASESGPVGQSCEGRVAPAGPALLRRRPCNAEVERGVLGGGAPQRLLTAGARRGSESCKGCARFSLLLLNLEEYYFEQHTANYIFNKDGRDGRERRKIRGSLKICSKSVIFEPDEISHPIIKIPLRDCIKIEAPEDSDTNDFYAGAIPGQISILSNQAFLTKEQNVIAPFKMERGKTEYLFQLDVAGKVDDVLHTLHQLYRASHLDKLGDQAAMITAILQSRLARTTFDKNRFQNVSETLHMECKAEMVTPLVTNPGLVCITDANLYFQPLNGYPKPVVQVMLHSVRRIYKRRHGLLPLGLEVFCTENNLCSDIYLKFYNTQDRDNAYFFVATYLENHVTEHTAESYMLQWQRGHISNYQYLLHLNNLADRSCNDLSQYPVFPWIIADYSSSELDLTKPETFRDLSKPVGALNKERLERLLIRYREMPEPKFMYGSHYSSPGYVLFYLVRVAPEYMLCLQNGKFDHPDRMFNSIAETWKNCLDGATDFKELIPEFYENDSTFLLNSLKLDLGKTQGGKIVDNVELPPWASDADDFLQKSQDALESQYVSEHLHEWIDLVFGYKQKGNEAIAAQNVFHPLTYEGGVDLNSIMDPNERVALLTQILEFGQTPKQLFTIPHPRRIIPKFKSLLRASSHDFSMPESPVSPGEESFEDLTEESITLAWNNMTRLKIDGQHKIHRGAITGIAVPYSSNHSSVFTTSQDSTLKMFSAESKMLQRSISFSNMALSSCLILPGDTTVVCSSWDNNIYFYSIAFARRQDTLMGHDDAVSKICWHNDRLYSASWDSTVKVWQCIPADLLGTKKRFELLAELEHDVSVNTINLNAAYTLLASGTKEGSISIWDVTTASILHQLPCHSGTVSDAAFSPDSRHLLSTGEDGYFKVTDVQTGMIISSMRSEEPQRCFKWDGNTVLSGSQSGELLVWDIVGGKIVERIAGHTGAVTCMWMNERCSSIITGGEDRQIMFWKQQY is encoded by the exons GTTTTCCTTGCTACTCCTTAATCTGGAGGAATACTACTTCGAGCAGCATACAGCTAATTACATTTTTAACAAGGATggaagggatggaagagaaagaag GAAAATCAGGGGGTCATTAAAAATCTGCTCAAAATCAGTGATATTTGAACCTGATGAAATAAGCCACCCCATTATTAAA ATTCCATTGAGAGACTGCATTAAAATAGAAGCACCAGAGGATAGTGATACAAATGATTTCTATGCAGG GGCCATCCCTGGACAGATTTCTATTTTATCCAATCAG GCTTTTCTTACAAAAGAGCAAAATGTCATTGCACCCTTTAAAATGGAAAGA GGTAAAACTGAATACCTATTTCAACTGGACGTTGCTGGGAAAGTTGATGATGTTCTGCATACCCTTCACCAG ctgtACAGGGCATCTCACCTGGACAAACTGGGGGACCAGGCTGCTATG ATAACTGCTATATTGCAGTCACGTTTGGCCAGGACAACATTTGATAAGAACAG ATTTCAAAATGTTTCTGAAACGTTGCATATGGAATGCAAAGCTGAAATGGTCACTCCATTGGTGACTAATCCAGGACTTGTATGCATCACTGATGCAAACTTGTATTTCCAGCCTCTTAATGGCTACCCT AAGCCGGTGGTTCAGGTGATGCTGCATAGTGTCAGGCGTATCTATAAAAGAAGGCATGGTCTATTGCCGTTG GGTCTTGAAGTATTTTGCACTGAGAACAATCTGTGTTCGGACATCTATTTGAAGTTCTACAATACTCAGGACAGAGACAATGCCTATTTCTTCGTGGCAACATATTTAG AGAATCATGTTACAgagcacacagcagagagttaCATGTTACAATGGCAACGAGGGCATATTTCCAATTACCAGTACCTCCTTCACCTCAACAATCTGGCTGATCGGAGCTGCAATGACCTCTCCCAGTATCCCGTCTTTCCATGGATCATAGCTGATTATTCTAGTTCAGAATTGG ACTTGACAAAGCCAGAAACCTTTCGGGACCTCAGTAAGCCAGTAGGTGCACTAAATAAAGAAAGGCTGGAAAGACTGTTG ATACGTTATCGGGAAATGCCAGAACCAAAGTTTATGTATGGGAGCCACTACTCGTCACCAGGTTACGTTCTGTTTTATCTTGTCAGAGTTG CACCAGAATACATGCTTTGCTTACAAAATGGAAAGTTTGATCACCCTGACAGAATGTTCAACag TATTGCAGAAACTTGGAAGAACTGTTTAGATGGGGCAACAGACTTCAAAGAG ttgaTTCCCGAGTTCTATGAAAATGATTCTACTTTCCTACTGAATAGTCTGAAATTGGACTTGGGGAAGACACAAGGAGGAAAGATTGTGGACAATGTAGAACTTCCCCCTTGGGCATCAG ATGCTGACGATTTTCTCCAGAAGAGCCAAGATGCTTTAGAAAGCCAGTATGTGTCAGAACATCTCCATGAATGGATTGACTTAGTGTTTGGCTACAAGCAGAAGGGAAACGAGGCCATTGCAGCTCAGAATG TATTTCATCCATTAACCTATGAAGGAGGAGTAGACTTGAACAG TATTATGGACCCAAATGAGCGAGTAGCATTGTTGACACAAATCCTAGAGTTTGGACAGACTCCAAAACAGTTGTTTACAATCCCTCATCCTCGGAGGATTATCCCGAAGTTCAAAAGTTTGCTTCGAGCATCCAGTCACGATTTTTCGATGCCTGAGTCTCCAG TTTCTCCAGGTGAAGAATCTTTTGAAGATCTAACAGAAGAAAGTATAACGCTTGCTTGGAACAACATGACCAGATTAAAGATAGATGGGCAACATAAGATTCACAGAGG GGCAATCACTGGAATTGCTGTGCCTTACAGTTCCAACCACTCTTCTGTTTTCACTACATCTCAAG ATTCAACCCTGAAGATGTTTTCTGCAGAATCAAAAATGCTGCAGCGGAGTATATCCTTTTCAAACATG GCTCTGTCATCTTGTTTAATCCTACCGGGTGATACTACTGTCGTATGTTCTTCATGGGACAACAATAT CTATTTCTATTCAATAGCTTTTGCAAGGCGGCAGGATACGTTAATGGGACACGATGATGCTGTCAGCAAGATCTGTTGGCACAATGATCGTTTATATTCTGCATCTTGGGATTCAACTGTAAAA GTGTGGCAGTGCATTCCTGCAGACCTGTTGGGCACCAAGAAGCGGTTTGAATTGCTTGCTGAATTGGAACATGATGTTAGT GTAAATACAATCAACTTGAATGCTGCATATACCCTGCTGGCATCAGGAACAAAAGAAGGATCTATTAGTATCTGGGATGTTACTACTGCTTCTATCTTGCATCAACTTCCATGCCATTCAGGGACTGTCTCTGATGCTGCTTTTAGTCCCG ATAGCCGGCACCTACTAAGCACAGGAGAAGATGGCTACTTTAAAGTGACAGATGTGCAAACTGGAATGATCATCTCTTCCATGCGCTCGGAGGAACCCCAAAG ATGTTTCAAATGGGATGGCAACACCGTCTTATCAGGAAGTCAGTCAGGAGAATTGTTGGTTTGGGATATTGTTGGAGGGAAGATAGTAGAAAGAATTGCAGGACATACTG GTGCTGTAACATGTATGTGGATGAATGAACGATGCAGCAGCATAATCACAGGAGGGGAAGACAGACAAATCATGTTCTGGAAACAGCAATACTAA
- the NSMAF gene encoding protein FAN isoform X2, with translation MGMRQWKWLRKKRIGRLKLGHYEKFSLLLLNLEEYYFEQHTANYIFNKDGRDGRERRKIRGSLKICSKSVIFEPDEISHPIIKIPLRDCIKIEAPEDSDTNDFYAGAIPGQISILSNQAFLTKEQNVIAPFKMERGKTEYLFQLDVAGKVDDVLHTLHQLYRASHLDKLGDQAAMITAILQSRLARTTFDKNRFQNVSETLHMECKAEMVTPLVTNPGLVCITDANLYFQPLNGYPKPVVQVMLHSVRRIYKRRHGLLPLGLEVFCTENNLCSDIYLKFYNTQDRDNAYFFVATYLENHVTEHTAESYMLQWQRGHISNYQYLLHLNNLADRSCNDLSQYPVFPWIIADYSSSELDLTKPETFRDLSKPVGALNKERLERLLIRYREMPEPKFMYGSHYSSPGYVLFYLVRVAPEYMLCLQNGKFDHPDRMFNSIAETWKNCLDGATDFKELIPEFYENDSTFLLNSLKLDLGKTQGGKIVDNVELPPWASDADDFLQKSQDALESQYVSEHLHEWIDLVFGYKQKGNEAIAAQNVFHPLTYEGGVDLNSIMDPNERVALLTQILEFGQTPKQLFTIPHPRRIIPKFKSLLRASSHDFSMPESPVSPGEESFEDLTEESITLAWNNMTRLKIDGQHKIHRGAITGIAVPYSSNHSSVFTTSQDSTLKMFSAESKMLQRSISFSNMALSSCLILPGDTTVVCSSWDNNIYFYSIAFARRQDTLMGHDDAVSKICWHNDRLYSASWDSTVKVWQCIPADLLGTKKRFELLAELEHDVSVNTINLNAAYTLLASGTKEGSISIWDVTTASILHQLPCHSGTVSDAAFSPDSRHLLSTGEDGYFKVTDVQTGMIISSMRSEEPQRCFKWDGNTVLSGSQSGELLVWDIVGGKIVERIAGHTGAVTCMWMNERCSSIITGGEDRQIMFWKQQY, from the exons GTTTTCCTTGCTACTCCTTAATCTGGAGGAATACTACTTCGAGCAGCATACAGCTAATTACATTTTTAACAAGGATggaagggatggaagagaaagaag GAAAATCAGGGGGTCATTAAAAATCTGCTCAAAATCAGTGATATTTGAACCTGATGAAATAAGCCACCCCATTATTAAA ATTCCATTGAGAGACTGCATTAAAATAGAAGCACCAGAGGATAGTGATACAAATGATTTCTATGCAGG GGCCATCCCTGGACAGATTTCTATTTTATCCAATCAG GCTTTTCTTACAAAAGAGCAAAATGTCATTGCACCCTTTAAAATGGAAAGA GGTAAAACTGAATACCTATTTCAACTGGACGTTGCTGGGAAAGTTGATGATGTTCTGCATACCCTTCACCAG ctgtACAGGGCATCTCACCTGGACAAACTGGGGGACCAGGCTGCTATG ATAACTGCTATATTGCAGTCACGTTTGGCCAGGACAACATTTGATAAGAACAG ATTTCAAAATGTTTCTGAAACGTTGCATATGGAATGCAAAGCTGAAATGGTCACTCCATTGGTGACTAATCCAGGACTTGTATGCATCACTGATGCAAACTTGTATTTCCAGCCTCTTAATGGCTACCCT AAGCCGGTGGTTCAGGTGATGCTGCATAGTGTCAGGCGTATCTATAAAAGAAGGCATGGTCTATTGCCGTTG GGTCTTGAAGTATTTTGCACTGAGAACAATCTGTGTTCGGACATCTATTTGAAGTTCTACAATACTCAGGACAGAGACAATGCCTATTTCTTCGTGGCAACATATTTAG AGAATCATGTTACAgagcacacagcagagagttaCATGTTACAATGGCAACGAGGGCATATTTCCAATTACCAGTACCTCCTTCACCTCAACAATCTGGCTGATCGGAGCTGCAATGACCTCTCCCAGTATCCCGTCTTTCCATGGATCATAGCTGATTATTCTAGTTCAGAATTGG ACTTGACAAAGCCAGAAACCTTTCGGGACCTCAGTAAGCCAGTAGGTGCACTAAATAAAGAAAGGCTGGAAAGACTGTTG ATACGTTATCGGGAAATGCCAGAACCAAAGTTTATGTATGGGAGCCACTACTCGTCACCAGGTTACGTTCTGTTTTATCTTGTCAGAGTTG CACCAGAATACATGCTTTGCTTACAAAATGGAAAGTTTGATCACCCTGACAGAATGTTCAACag TATTGCAGAAACTTGGAAGAACTGTTTAGATGGGGCAACAGACTTCAAAGAG ttgaTTCCCGAGTTCTATGAAAATGATTCTACTTTCCTACTGAATAGTCTGAAATTGGACTTGGGGAAGACACAAGGAGGAAAGATTGTGGACAATGTAGAACTTCCCCCTTGGGCATCAG ATGCTGACGATTTTCTCCAGAAGAGCCAAGATGCTTTAGAAAGCCAGTATGTGTCAGAACATCTCCATGAATGGATTGACTTAGTGTTTGGCTACAAGCAGAAGGGAAACGAGGCCATTGCAGCTCAGAATG TATTTCATCCATTAACCTATGAAGGAGGAGTAGACTTGAACAG TATTATGGACCCAAATGAGCGAGTAGCATTGTTGACACAAATCCTAGAGTTTGGACAGACTCCAAAACAGTTGTTTACAATCCCTCATCCTCGGAGGATTATCCCGAAGTTCAAAAGTTTGCTTCGAGCATCCAGTCACGATTTTTCGATGCCTGAGTCTCCAG TTTCTCCAGGTGAAGAATCTTTTGAAGATCTAACAGAAGAAAGTATAACGCTTGCTTGGAACAACATGACCAGATTAAAGATAGATGGGCAACATAAGATTCACAGAGG GGCAATCACTGGAATTGCTGTGCCTTACAGTTCCAACCACTCTTCTGTTTTCACTACATCTCAAG ATTCAACCCTGAAGATGTTTTCTGCAGAATCAAAAATGCTGCAGCGGAGTATATCCTTTTCAAACATG GCTCTGTCATCTTGTTTAATCCTACCGGGTGATACTACTGTCGTATGTTCTTCATGGGACAACAATAT CTATTTCTATTCAATAGCTTTTGCAAGGCGGCAGGATACGTTAATGGGACACGATGATGCTGTCAGCAAGATCTGTTGGCACAATGATCGTTTATATTCTGCATCTTGGGATTCAACTGTAAAA GTGTGGCAGTGCATTCCTGCAGACCTGTTGGGCACCAAGAAGCGGTTTGAATTGCTTGCTGAATTGGAACATGATGTTAGT GTAAATACAATCAACTTGAATGCTGCATATACCCTGCTGGCATCAGGAACAAAAGAAGGATCTATTAGTATCTGGGATGTTACTACTGCTTCTATCTTGCATCAACTTCCATGCCATTCAGGGACTGTCTCTGATGCTGCTTTTAGTCCCG ATAGCCGGCACCTACTAAGCACAGGAGAAGATGGCTACTTTAAAGTGACAGATGTGCAAACTGGAATGATCATCTCTTCCATGCGCTCGGAGGAACCCCAAAG ATGTTTCAAATGGGATGGCAACACCGTCTTATCAGGAAGTCAGTCAGGAGAATTGTTGGTTTGGGATATTGTTGGAGGGAAGATAGTAGAAAGAATTGCAGGACATACTG GTGCTGTAACATGTATGTGGATGAATGAACGATGCAGCAGCATAATCACAGGAGGGGAAGACAGACAAATCATGTTCTGGAAACAGCAATACTAA